In Candidatus Vicinibacter proximus, the genomic stretch CGTTCTTCTGCCAACTCTTGTAGCGTTGAACTGATAAACACACGAAGCCTTTGATCCGGTGTTAAAATCTGAGAGGTTGAATTTTCCATGTAAAATTTGATTTAAAAAACTATTTCGTATTTGATGGTGCAAATTTATAGCAGCCTCTTTCTTAGCGTATGATGATTGTGTATGAGTTGTAATTATTTTATGATGAGTTGCTTTATTCATTGCTGATTTGTTGAAGGATGTTTTGTTTTTTATTTTGATAGAATTAGAGTGATCCAAAAATTTATCATAACAGGAGCGGTTCTCTTATGAATTAAATAGGGAAGTTCGTATTGAAATGTAGACTACTGCCTTTCACAAATTATCTAAATCTGGATCTAAATTGTCCTTCGAAAATTAAGTATTTTTCTCCCAGAGTGCCAGATGGGTAGTAACTAAATGAATCCATCGACTTGATGGGAATCTTGAAGGAATTGATTATTTAAAAGATGAGCTTAGGAAGTTATTTTGTAAAATCATTTACCCATCCACTCCTTAAAGTCACTGACTTTCTCCCGGCTTACAATGGTTTCTTTGTCAATGGCAGGGTTTAAAACAAGCTTCAGTCTGTTTCCAAAATAGTCGTTAATCTGGTCAATACTTTTAATAGCCACTATAAAGGCTCGGTTGATGCGAAAGAATTTGTCTGGATCTAACATTTCTTCTATTTCGTCCATCGAATAGTCAACCAAATACTTTTTATCATCCATGGTTTTGAAGAAGTTGAGTCTGTCTTCGCTGTAAAAGTATCTGATCTGTTCGATGTCAATTGATATTAATTTTTGTGCATGCTTGACCAGAAACCTTTTTCTGTATTCTTTGGGTTGGGAATTTTGTCGCAATTCATTCATCAATTGTTTGATGTTGATGACAGATTCTGATGGGTCTGGATGATCTCCTCTGAGCTTTTTAAATTTGCTCAGTGCAAGTTCTAATTCTTCCTTTTGGATTGGTTTTAGTAGATAGTCTATGCTGTTTACTTTAAAGGCTTTTAAAGCATATTCATCATAACTGGTGGTGAAGATGACCGGGCTTTTTACCTCAATCCGGTTAAATATTTCAAAACTTTGACCATCAGACAATTCAATATCCATTAATATCAGATCCGGATGTGGATGCTCTTCAAGCCAAAGAACCGATGAAGCAATACTGTCTGCTGTTCCTGTAATTTCAAGATCAGGATTTATTGAATGGAGTGTTTTAATTAATTTTTTTACTGCCAGGTCTTCGTCTTCAACAATAAATATCTTCATTTTTTTGTGGTTTGTCGGATGATGTTATATTTTCTTTTTAAATGTTGGTACAAAATTAATTGGTTGGTTGTAGGGCTATAATATTAATTGTATGAATTGGTGTGAGTGATTACCAAATTGTAATTTTAAATGGATGAAATGTTTTCACTTTTAGTTTGTATAAGCGGGATGGTCACTTTGAAGGTGTTGGCTAATTCTTCTATAGACACTTCGCCTTGCTTAAGTAATCGATACTTTTCTTTAATATTCGATAATCCTATTCCGGTGGATTCAAGCGTATTCATTTTTTTATTGAGATTATTTTCTACGACTATTCTTGCATCATCGGTTGTTTGTATGGACACATGGACTGGATTGGATTTGCTTACCACATTATGTTTTACAGCATTTTCCAGGAGAAGTTGCAGGCTTAGTGAGGGTATTTGTAGTTCCATATAGCCTGGGTGAACGTTTATGCTTAATTCAATTCCCCTTCCATATCTGGTTTTTAGCAATTTGAAATAGGATTTTATGAATTGTATTTCTTGTTCTAAGGTGCTCATGCCGCTTTCATTATTTCGGAGTAAATAACGATACACTTTGCTCAATTCGTCCAGAAATTTTTCCGCTTGTACCTTATCATCCGAAATGAGGGAAGACAGTGTATTGAAACAGTTGAACAAGAAGTGTGGATTGACTTTTCTTTTTAGTTGATTGAATTCCTGCTGTAGGCTTAATTGTTCGATGGTTTCTTTTTCTGCAGTAACTTCCTTGTATTTGTCAATAATATAAATCACCTCCCACAGGGATTCGAAAATAATATTGACGGTTAATCCGGCTAAATATCCGGATTTTAAATCTCCCGAATGGATTTGATAATCCATAATTTTGAAATAATCAAAAAAGTAAAAAATAAGTAACACCGATGGGGTCATTACAAGCAAATTAACCGGCAACTTATACAATACTCTTTTATAAGTTTTATCTATGGAAGGATACTTGCTTCTTAAGAAATAGTCATATACAGAGTGAGATCGCCAGGAAGCATATCCTATGAGGTATATTATCGGATAGCTTACCAACCATATTTTCCACTCATGAAATAATCTATCCTCATACATTATGTAGCTCAAACAAAATACAATAAAAGGCATAGAGAGCCAAAAGCCAGTAACCTGGTATTGCGGTACTTTTGGGAGTCTTATCATACCAAAATATTTTTTTGGAATAATGGCAATACAATGGTGCGATGCAGCCCTTCGTCTGTGATCTTTATGGTTTCTTCATTCAACAGTTTATATTTGTTGATTAGATTCTGCAGACCCTCATCATGATTCAAATTACTCAAAATGGTCTTTTCATGTACGGTATGCGTAATGATCAGTTCCTTGTCATCGTGAAAATTAATTTGAATGGTTAGGGGTTCCTTTTTATGAAGTGCGTTCGTGTAGATTATGTTTTCCAATATAACCTGCATGCTCAATGGAGGAACCAACAATCCTTTTGATTTATTTGTCAAATTGAAACTGGTATTTATAGCCATGCCGAATCTTGCTTTGGTAAGATATAAATATGATTGGGCAAATTTTAATTCCTCTTCTACGGGCACCAAATACTCATCATCACTCCTGAGTAAGTAACGGTGAACTTTCGTCATTTCATCCAGAAACCTCTCGGCTTCTGCTTCGTTTTCATGTATCAATCCCGATAGCGAATTAAAACAATTGAATAGAAAATGCGGATTGATCTGGCCTTTTAAGCCAAACAATCTGCTACGTTGGTAAGCGTTTTTGAGTTTTTCTTTTTCGGCCAAGGAATCTTTCCAGCGTTCCCAATTAGCCATTCCTTCATTTATAAATGTGATCACAGTACTCCAGACGCAACCATACAGGATGGTGTACCAAATCATATAGGGAATGGGCTTGCATGCAAATAGGTTGGTCTTCTCAAATAGAATAAACGCTCCTTTTACCGCACCGATGTTCATTAAATAGAAAAATGGCAGTAAGACACTTATTCTTTTGAATAAATCTCCGGCAGCTGGAAATTGACTTTGAATTCTAACTGCAACTGTTCCAAAGATTGCATAGATTCCAAAAAAGTAAACCGTACTATACAGGAAGCTGGTCAAAAACAATCCAAAAGAAGACAATATACAAGTGCCAAATATCAGGAGGTTCAT encodes the following:
- a CDS encoding response regulator transcription factor, which produces MKIFIVEDEDLAVKKLIKTLHSINPDLEITGTADSIASSVLWLEEHPHPDLILMDIELSDGQSFEIFNRIEVKSPVIFTTSYDEYALKAFKVNSIDYLLKPIQKEELELALSKFKKLRGDHPDPSESVINIKQLMNELRQNSQPKEYRKRFLVKHAQKLISIDIEQIRYFYSEDRLNFFKTMDDKKYLVDYSMDEIEEMLDPDKFFRINRAFIVAIKSIDQINDYFGNRLKLVLNPAIDKETIVSREKVSDFKEWMGK
- a CDS encoding histidine kinase — its product is MIRLPKVPQYQVTGFWLSMPFIVFCLSYIMYEDRLFHEWKIWLVSYPIIYLIGYASWRSHSVYDYFLRSKYPSIDKTYKRVLYKLPVNLLVMTPSVLLIFYFFDYFKIMDYQIHSGDLKSGYLAGLTVNIIFESLWEVIYIIDKYKEVTAEKETIEQLSLQQEFNQLKRKVNPHFLFNCFNTLSSLISDDKVQAEKFLDELSKVYRYLLRNNESGMSTLEQEIQFIKSYFKLLKTRYGRGIELSINVHPGYMELQIPSLSLQLLLENAVKHNVVSKSNPVHVSIQTTDDARIVVENNLNKKMNTLESTGIGLSNIKEKYRLLKQGEVSIEELANTFKVTIPLIQTKSENISSI
- a CDS encoding histidine kinase, encoding MAIKRYSKQEPIVFLWVMFPYIIFMNLLIFGTCILSSFGLFLTSFLYSTVYFFGIYAIFGTVAVRIQSQFPAAGDLFKRISVLLPFFYLMNIGAVKGAFILFEKTNLFACKPIPYMIWYTILYGCVWSTVITFINEGMANWERWKDSLAEKEKLKNAYQRSRLFGLKGQINPHFLFNCFNSLSGLIHENEAEAERFLDEMTKVHRYLLRSDDEYLVPVEEELKFAQSYLYLTKARFGMAINTSFNLTNKSKGLLVPPLSMQVILENIIYTNALHKKEPLTIQINFHDDKELIITHTVHEKTILSNLNHDEGLQNLINKYKLLNEETIKITDEGLHRTIVLPLFQKNILV